The following are from one region of the Ardenticatenales bacterium genome:
- a CDS encoding M50 family metallopeptidase gives MSFNFITSLFDLLSLYYIYRALRIAYETWRDRARLGSNPLTPEQQRRAEEAAFFLAIPPGVAVHEFGHALAIWLSGGQVVQFGYRVFWGFVVPTGTFRAAQDWVIAVAGTIGTLIYGLALWLWFRTRRTSSLRFFGLRALRLHIFYALIYYPVFSAMGLFGDWVTIYNFRATPLLSGMTAVVHAGILLAYWRLSRRGFFEMPHFANAAAQDRLHALQTEAQAQPHDAAAQLRLVQALIQTGTPRQAERALDAFLAQHPDSAAGWLEKATLQAVGKRHIPSQAATSAEKALQMGLSDPHGVRRANYLIGLRYLDMGKPAESLRYLDRAVAVVESEGMEPNPHFHTLYQMRARARRQLRQPQGALADVEKAIALARQVEQTEAVRSYEELREAIRRDAGNPK, from the coding sequence ATGTCCTTCAATTTTATCACCTCCCTCTTTGACCTCCTCTCTCTCTATTATATTTACCGCGCCCTGCGCATTGCCTACGAAACATGGCGTGATCGCGCCCGCCTGGGCAGCAACCCCCTGACGCCCGAACAGCAGCGCCGCGCCGAAGAAGCCGCCTTTTTTCTGGCTATTCCTCCCGGCGTGGCGGTCCATGAGTTTGGGCACGCGCTGGCGATCTGGCTCAGCGGCGGGCAGGTGGTGCAGTTTGGCTACCGCGTTTTTTGGGGTTTTGTCGTCCCTACGGGCACGTTTAGGGCGGCGCAGGATTGGGTGATTGCCGTTGCCGGCACAATCGGCACGCTGATCTACGGTCTGGCCCTCTGGCTCTGGTTCCGCACCCGCCGCACCAGCTCGCTCCGCTTCTTTGGCCTGCGCGCCCTGCGCCTGCACATCTTCTACGCCCTCATTTACTATCCGGTTTTCTCGGCCATGGGTCTGTTCGGCGACTGGGTGACGATCTACAATTTCCGCGCCACGCCTTTGTTGAGTGGGATGACGGCGGTGGTTCATGCCGGCATTCTCCTCGCATACTGGCGGCTAAGTCGGCGCGGCTTCTTTGAGATGCCCCACTTTGCCAATGCCGCCGCCCAGGACCGCCTGCATGCCCTGCAAACCGAAGCCCAGGCACAGCCCCATGACGCGGCGGCGCAACTTCGGCTGGTGCAGGCCCTCATCCAGACAGGCACGCCCCGCCAGGCCGAACGGGCACTGGACGCCTTCCTGGCGCAACACCCCGACAGCGCCGCCGGCTGGTTGGAAAAAGCCACCTTGCAGGCCGTGGGCAAGCGGCACATCCCCAGCCAGGCAGCCACCTCCGCCGAAAAAGCATTGCAAATGGGCCTCTCCGACCCCCATGGCGTCCGTCGCGCCAACTACCTGATTGGCCTGCGCTACCTGGACATGGGCAAACCGGCGGAATCCCTGCGCTACCTGGATCGGGCCGTTGCCGTCGTCGAAAGCGAGGGGATGGAGCCAAACCCCCACTTCCACACCCTCTACCAGATGCGGGCGCGGGCGCGACGCCAGTTGCGTCAGCCCCAGGGGGCGCTGGCCGACGTGGAAAAAGCCATCGCCCTGGCGCGGCAAGTAGAGCAAACGGAGGCGGTGCGGAGTTACGAAGAACTGCGAGAAGCCATTCGCCGTGACGCCGGAAACCCCAAGTGA